One Brassica napus cultivar Da-Ae chromosome C4, Da-Ae, whole genome shotgun sequence genomic region harbors:
- the LOC106370206 gene encoding cyclin-U4-1, which translates to MAELESPGVMPKLIAFLSSLLERVAESNDLTRRVTTQSQSVSVFHGLSRPTITIQSYLERIFKYANCSPSCFVVAYVYLDRFTQRQPSLPINSFNVHRLLITSVMVSAKFLDDLYYNNAYYAKVGGISTKEMNLLELDFLFGLGFDLNVKPNTFHAYFSYLQKEMTLVQPLSLVVVPPRSVITFNDEEASHQKQQQQQLAV; encoded by the exons ATGGCTGAGCTTGAGAGTCCAGGCGTAATGCCAAAGCTAATAGCTTTCTTATCTTCACTGCTAGAACGAGTTGCCGAGTCCAACGATCTGACCCGGCGAGTCACGACTCAGTCGCAGAGTGTTTCCGTGTTCCACGGGCTGAGCCGGCCGACCATTACGATCCAGAGCTACCTCGAGAGGATTTTCAAATACGCCAATTGCAGTCCTTCTTGCTTCGTCGTGGCTTACGTTTATCTCGACCGTTTCACTCAGAGACAGCCTTCTCTTCCGATCAACTCCTTCAACGTTCATCGTCTCCTCATTACCAGCGTCATGGTCTCCGCTAAATTCCTCGATGATCT GTACTACAACAATGCGTATTACGCCAAAGTGGGAGGGATAAGCACGAAAGAGATGAATCTTCTGGAGCTTGATTTCTTATTCGGGTTAGGTTTCGATTTAAACGTGAAGCCAAACACGTTCCACGCTTACTTCTCTTATCTTCAAAAGGAAATGACTCTTGTTCAACCCCTCTCACTCGTCGTTGTCCCACCAAGATCTGTCATTACCTtcaacgacgaagaagcttctCATCAGAAACAACAGCAGCAGCAACTCGCTGTTTAA